The segment CATGCCGCCCTATATGTAATGCCGCCGTCACTAGCCGTTATCCTAACTTATAATTGGTGCCCTATTGATCtatttgttaaattgtaaCTATCTtggtaataatattacaaacacaCTATCATTATATATCGAGAAGTGGTGTGAATGTTGTCAGGTAGCTCGTCAGAATTATTTTGGAATAATATGCATGCAGTTTTCGATTGATTTACAGTGAAGGTGAATGACCATATATATGAATAACGTGGATTAAGTTCGGACTGAATTTTGACAGACAAAGGTTTTTATAGCTAGTTGTGAAATATAGTGAGCTGGCAATGTCTGTTTATATATACTAGGGATACGCCTCGACCACGTAGCCGATAGACCCATTCTACAAGCTACGAACTTTGTAGCACATCAGTGCTACGAGCTACGAACCTTGTAGCAGATGTGCTTCGTGCTACGATCCTTATCAATGGTACAAGCTACGATCCTTGTAACAGATTAGTGCTTGTAACAGCTACGAATTTTGTAGCAATATACAAGCAAACCAATATGAACGTAACAACGACATAATGGATCGAATTTGGTTGTAAGATTGCAGTATAAAACACAACTACACAAACATATAAAAGACTGTAACACAAAGTTACAGTCTTTTGGCTCCACACGGCAGCGTGTGCCGTGTTCAACAATATAGGTACAcctttaaaattacatcaaaatcgaACCAACGGTTCGATCGATAACGTTACAAATATacgtacatacgtacatacgtacatacgtacatacgtacatacaaaaaaacaaaaaaaaatatttttgccccaaggagttgacaataaataaaggaaTGGAGAATGAACTTTTTAGCACGAATAAGGCTAGGAATGGATTTACGAATGTTCCTCACAGGCAAACTTTACCGACTGGTCAGCAAGTCACGGAGTGGACTTTTTCATAGCCAGAGGGCAGTGTCCACTGATCAGACAAAACTAAAGTGTTAAAGGGAACTCGTACCGGAACTAGATTACcttaaaatagtatttgtgGTTTCATGATTCTGTTATAATTtcgttattgttttttttatattatttcttcagTCACTTGATATCCATTACATTCTATTCTAAGTTAGTTTTTGATCCgtattttaatcatatataaactgaaacaaaatattcacagCTAGATTCGAGCTCTATAGAAATTAATACGTGTCCGGAATGTCACATTTTGCAACAATAGGCTCCTCAAGTAACCATTGTCTGCAAGCTTGTGAGCATACTCAACCTATCCTGTCAAACACTGACCTTTAAGGTCTCtacaaatatgataaaataaatataaagtgatggtaaaagaaaaacaaaaagtaaaagaCGCATTTAGATACTATGACTACGTTTTTTAGATGAATCATATTCGGATAGATAGAATGAAAAGAAACTGACAaactagaaaatattatttaaacacgtaaacatataatttgtCGATTATCTCCGATAAATTACATTCTTCTATGTAGCTGCTAACTAAGTCGCTGGCTCAGCCCGCAGTAAAATGAGTTTTTCAGACGAAATTTTACCCTCCCGAACCGAAGGAGgacctatttaatttaaagtgtCTAAGTATATTTGACTTCGTAATCGGTATATCGATTTAGACGCCAAAGTATTGAAAAAGAGTTACCCACGATATTAGTATAGGTTGTGAttcagattaaaatttatacaaagatTTACGTACAAAATGacaatgacattaaaattttaataaacgaGCATTGTTCCAAAGATTAAAATCTCTCAACAAAGCCTCTCAAACGTTTCACAAAGGACCTTAATATGAAAAAACCACATCCGTTCACGGATTTCGTAATTAATAAGAGAAAAAATTGCGTTTACTTTTCTCCCGTTTTATCCCTTTTGGGAAGCAGAGTGTGTGCAGGTAATTGAAATCTGTTCCGGGTAATCCGAggtaacattattaaatatgagctcttcaatgtaaattatactGTTTGAGTATTTAGTGACAGTGCATTAAGTTAAGCTTCACGTcggttttttacttttaaacatTGCGAGAAGTACTAGTCTGATAGATCATTTTCCagtccataaaaatatatataataaaccataataaccatatttcattcaagtacctatttcatgtgaacgaatattttaatttgattagaCAATATATGTAAAGTTACAAAACCTTCCATAACTACAGATCATtggaattatatattacatataaaattttatataaaataatcttcatTAACATggacatgaaataaaataatcttaattagCTGCGACAAATGGAACCTAGATGTTCACAGGAGGCAGTTTGATGCCGCCCGCAACTCTCTTAATCATTCGTCATCATCATAAACGTTTGTATTTAGTCAGGTTATAAATGCCAATTATTGTACATTAATCATAAGTCCGGATCCTTGCGATATCGACAATACATAAAGTAAACAGAGGAGTGGCTGGTAACCGTTAAAGCTATCtacagtaaattaattaacaaggAACTGTCGTTGAGAGAGCCACCGAGACATCGACAGCCCTCTCTGATGCCAAAGACAGATATCCTTAACCTATCTTTactttagtaaattattattaagtaaactttaacaaatttcaaacTTTAGCAATTGTAAACAGCCTTCGTACCtaaggatttaaaaaaatacgtctATACCAAGAAAAGTCACCTAATAAATTAACcgaattatacttttattattaggcAAGCTCATGTTTAATTCAACTTCGTATTCTTAGGTATTCTTTGATATCATTTTTCaattgtagatattataattttgcaaacaAATGCGGAAGAAGTAATCGCAatcccaattaatattataaatgcgaaagatttagaatttttatttattataagttgtattttgtatgtttgacaattttattattatgaataaatgaaaaatgcgaaagtaagtttgtttgtttatcacctcttcacgcattatctactggaccgattgttgtGAAGTTTGATACACGTGTAAAAAAtagcctggaataacacatagggtactttttattccgaaaattccaagggaacgaagccccgaggcgcgGCTAGTAAATATagaatgccatcaaaaacatgctgtaaagacctaagtctcgcagctcagtttttgtaccgtaaaaagttgtgagatccatgttaccaagtagtttaatttatttagtctctACTTATAGaaatacttatacttataGAAATACGACAGGAGACGATGTGTAGTCTCCTTcagtcgtatttctcatgaCTAAGGGTCGTGGTCAATAAGTGGAATGAAGCATGTACCACCAActctaaaaacataaataaatgagaaataCGTGACTCACTGTGCAGTGGCCTCCTGGCCGACGTTCTTGAGCTGGTCCAGCATTAGCAGGGCGTGCTTGCGGTCCTCTATGAGCGCGTCTCGCTTGACACCGTTGAGTGTCAACTGCATCATCAGCCGATCCGTCTGGTACTGCTGCTCTTTTAGCCTGAATTAAGTCATAGATATCAAGAAATTTGAAAGGTATTCCTCGAAGCCTTACCCATTTCTTGGGGGCTAAAGTGTGTTAAATACTTAATGGTCTGTGGCTAACAAATCAATTGTTgtgacaaaacaaatatgtttgtttgatgttatttttcaaaaatgtaatttttgacacaatctttttatttgtgtcaCAGATATCTTATATAGCATTCAATGAGCTATTagatcatgcttatcataataatacattgtcattaaaaaaatgtgtgtacaaaatttcagctcactcggttgaaaatatttgctaCAAAATTGAGTTCCAAGATTCCACACTTAGACATAAttatattgcaagttaatCAAAAGCTTGTAACAAACTAGTCCTTAtatgctttaaaaaataaaatttgtacaatAGGTGCATTTTAACGTAATAGTTGacattattatatgaaataaaactttagccccaataaaacatatttttttcgatgttacattataaaaattaaaaaaaaatcgtatttcGTATTCATCTGGTAGGTATACAGCTTCATAGATAAATGtatggaaaaatatacatacaaacttacctACGTAATGTCGtgaaatatcataattatatattttttttagtttcattgCTCCAttgttcgccaaaacgatgattttgccaacgtcaaggttgaaatAAGCAGTATTACTGCGCATTTTTCCCGCCAGAGTGAAACACTCTATGAtaggtaaacaaaaacattgccGCATTTtgctaataattataaaaaagcttgtcgcgaggattacctatttaaatgaGTAAAATACATAGAAGTACTTACGCAAACCtcgcgacaagcttttatgatcatataaattgtgtatgaAATTATCCTTTTCTTTTGGGAGCAtttcataaaagtttttttaaagtttatagttattaatttatttcgctGACTAGGTTTCTAAATCCATATAAATAGAATGGCgacacattatttttctagTTCTCTCAACAACCCCTTTAATTTGATACCCATATTGTAGAAGTGCATAAAAGATAACTATTCCGCCATCTTGGATGTTCCGCCATAGTTGATTTCGAATGACGTCACACAACTTATCGTGTATTATCGTGCAAGCtagaagatatctgcttcaaaaatgagtagcaagattccacccgaaccaACGACAACATACGCACGCAGGCACgaacgcacgcacgcacgcgcacacacacacacacacattgcaagttaaataaaagcttttaaaaacaCAAGTTGCAACATTAAAacacttaaattaaaatcgagGTTACCTTGGCAGAATGTGGTCGAAGGCCGAGACGAGCGTCGCTTTCTGGAGCCTCTTGCATATGGCCATCACTTCCTCTAGCTCCCAGTGGATCGAGTGCTTGCTGTGAGCATCTTCATCCTCGTACAAATCATCCAGATTCGTAGCTTCCTACCAATGTTTCGAATAGAGTTAGAACTCTTGTATCATTAGTTTACTAGACTGCACAAATTATGAGCAGATTTAGGTATTAAAACTGAATTgtactttattgcataaagaaataaatattaaacttaactCACACCCTATTCTAgacatagaaaaatatgtgCTGTCCTGTGGTTTTATCAGTAGGAATTCACTAGCAAATATGTTTCCATCACAACTTTAAAAGCCTAGCAAATAGTAATAGTAGCGAAATACGGCAAAAGCCCAAAAGCAATTTTCCACTCgccgaaaaatatttaaattacctcTTTACGAATAAGATTAGGGAAGGATTCCGTCAAATAAGCGACCTCCCGTCGCACCAGCTTCAGTGTCCTTTCCCTCTCTTTCATATTAGCTTTAACCTCTTTCTCCAGTTTGCTGAATTCATATTTTCTATCATCCAAATACTCCATGGCTAGTTGGCCCATCTCAGTTGCGCCCATGAGACATTTCCCTTGAGCTCGGCAATCCAATTTTAAAGCCTCCAAGACAACAGTAAAGTACGAAGAatcctaaaaaatattttgtttttaaatatacatatagggaACGATGTCGCGGACtatgatttaatttcaacttaaaataattcttcatgatttttgttttattacatttgtttaaaacGCCAAAGTCAAATAGACACAACCTAACGGCAAATTTTTGACCGCGCGAAGCAagcgaggtctaacattctacttgaggcaaaaatacatttttttaatatttacaatttttgtatatagtaAAATAGACATTGATATTGCGACATAACACTGTAATGCCCGTTAGTGTTTAGCCATGTCCTAAATGTATACTtacgttattttttgttttaacaataCAAGTTATAAGCCGTatcttgttattttgtttaccatttttattaaaattgactaGGCTACATACATATAAGACACATATAACTAGTTAACTTCTAGAtgcaattaaatatacattctataaaatatatcaaaacacCTTTTTCAAAGTTTACAGTCTTTTGGCTTCACACGACTGcgctacataaaataatttaacgtgcgtattttttctttccacGATATTTCCAATGTATATGCTGTAAGGGACAAAATTTATCTCTATGAAATTTTCTTGATGATGAAATGACTTTTAATCATAAGGATTAATGTGCTGTATAgtaataattgttaaaatgcACCTTTTTACAGTTACTTGATTATAAAAGATAGATGTATACCTAATGTCGCGGACTTTTTTATGGATCTACTAAAATCCTACATTTTTGTAGTGCATTATATGCATGTATAATCAACAGTGGACCAGCTCACACGCACGTAAATATTTTCGGAAGcgctttttttttagtatcaattattaataactGTTCATTGAATATGgctgaaaactaatttatttcaaaatactacaaaatactttcaaatggtgaaataatttttgaaattggtttggTAGCTTCAGagattaaacatacaaactcggcacatcgcgaacacaatatttttttacaaaattgtgaatatttcaaaaacggcttaaccgattttgctTCTCCACGAACTTAAACATTCCAttggcagatcctacataccttttaaatttcatcaaaatcggaccaacagTTCGAAAGTTTTCGCATTAGTAGAATGTTAGATCtcgaataattaaataaaagacgAAAGTAACGAGAACATCTTTCTTTTACACAAAGATACAGTCCAAGTTCCTAATTTCAGAGAAAGCCTTGCAAAGTGacttaaatattcttaaaaggTTTTCAAACAAGATTTTAACCTAACTATTCGAAGGTGGAACACTCATCTTTTGAGATACCatcaaaatattagtttacGTGGGCCACGATTGAAATTTCACGGATTCAAAACtcatttctaaataatagCTCAAATGCTATGCTCTTGTGAATAAGTGTCCGGCCCAATACAATACCCCTTTTTATaattcataacaaaaatatgggTACAATCTTAATTATGTCCAAATTATCATGTGGTTCTTATTAGGTTTAATTGAGAAATTCCTCATTTGAAGCGAAATTTGGTTCACCATGGAAGCGAAattgattttcaatatttaactCGAAGAAATGTAACTATTGacaagtattaaaaaaatatctcttgATGGCTTGATGTCTGTAAAAagtttaggtaggtatataatttattacgtttttaccaCTATCACtcactattttataatttagagAATAGATTGTGCACCATATTGGAAAGTATTTAagagatattatattttgatataatgaaATCTCTGAAATACTTTCCAATATGGTAGTATAATACCGGCATTTTCGAAAGTTTTGGCCTCGAGTTGAGAATTTACGTTACCTACTAGGTACATAGTTTGTGGAAAGTTTAAAGCTTGGCGGAAATCCGGTATCTAATATTATACGAACACTGTCAAGTTATCGGAAATGTTCAGTGCACCCGCTGTGTTATTATGTTACACAACCACGAGCATCATTCACAATTTATTGTTGTACCTCAGGGGAAATATCATAcctactagctgcacccctACACTTCGCTATTTACGTAATTACGCTAtttaccctatgtattatttaaaattatattatacccatataccaaattttataacaatccgtccaatacATTTTGCGTAAAAACGTAACATAATCGTATGaacaattttcacaaaatttcgcattaatcgtataaatattactaggtataactagcttttgaaAGTGTACGCAAAGAATACAAGTGTATATGCAAactttcaaaaagattggttgaagcGTGAAGAGTAAAAAAGAAGcttacattcgcatttataatattagttaggattagaatTACtctttttaaagtatataacCTTCTTGAGTATATCCAGAATCTTTTTGTACATGACTTTGATAGCGAGCGCTGCGTTCTTCTTAATGTTGGCGCGCTGCACGTAGTTGGCGACCGCCTGCTCCTTCTTCTCCGCCGGCAATTTGCCCCCCACTTCGTACAGCACCCGGTCCCGAAGCTCAGCTGACTCTAGCTGCGTTACAATGTGAATATTGAAGTGATAAAgccatttattcataaattagactTTAGCTGACTTTCGATAATTCTACTGACATGGACAAAGAGAGGCATTGTTTTTTGTCTCGATAAAGAAACACAACGTCGTTAGTGTTCTTGAACTGGCGTCGCTAAGGTCtctttaattaaactaaaatgaatGCTTCAAGGAGCggatataaagttttaaattagtttgttttaaattgcaCTTAAGTAGTTATCGTTTGTGGAATAGCATTTCGCTCGGCActgaacatttatttacaaaggtATCTGAACACAGATTTCGGGTTTGTTGTATATTGGTAAGACTGGTAAGATAATGGTAGACGGTTGTCCTTCTctgtgattattttattttatactatcaaCCAGGTAGTGCCGCCTGTCTTGCTTGAaacaccaggggtgtcacacgGTTGTCGCCTACTTTGTGGCTTTGGCCTTTTGCAATTGTGTCCGTCAGTTGATAAGTATGTTTTCCTAAAAACAAATGATGTCCTCTGTCTTGtctcatttaaatattctgaAATACCTAATAGAGATTTGAAATTTACCATAGTAATATGAAAATGATGTAAAATGTAATCGTATTAGAAAAACTAACCTGTGTCAGGCGAAACTTTTccatctttttcttttttgtatatcGAATTCTGTCTAACTGTTTcctcttattaaaattttcttggtGAATACTTTCCAACACTTTCTGAAACGAATAACGAATGATCGAAACATCaattcaacaataaattttgaaggttattttttgtttaaccAATTTATATATCTTCAAACTTATTGCTATCAGTTTagttaattttgtgaaatttcaaaattttgtacagaTTCGAATGGTATTATCAACTAGGTACCTTATTCCATACACATTGAGGCCTCAATCGATTCTGAGTCGACAAATGTGGGGACACCCTATAGCATTACAAAGAAGTCCCTATAGCAATAGAAAAATGATTCATTTTCTAATGTTTTGGTTGGATGTAAGAAATGTTTCATTAAATacgttttatcatttttataatgttttttaaatgttttctaaATGTAAAAACAGCGCGGCAGCGCGCTAGTTCGGTTCGAGCGTACGACCtgatataaattgttttacttCATTACATTATCTATGTAGGCAAGTAAAtagctaattaattttagtggGTATAAGAGGAAAACCATCACATTACGTAGAGAAGAAATGTTTGGCTATATTTCTTCCATTTGGCCTTGGCAGCAAATTCTTGATGTCGTCAGGCGTCCAACAAATAAGGACGCAGAAGACCCATGTTATGTGGGAGTAAAGCAGGAATGATCCTGGGCTCTAGTGCTTATTTCCACAGTCACTACAGAAATACAAAGATAAAAGACTATTTTCAGTTACCACTGAAATAAGTCATTCAACGGAGCATTTcattgaattattaattaatataaagtgATCGCAAACATTGTTTTCATACGAAAATTTAGGACGCATGCGCGGCCTAGTCGCGACCCCACCTGTCTGCTCCCATCTAGTGATTTTCATATGTCGATATTAAGAGGAGTGTcgaaaacttttaataataatcatctctaggtgtttaatataatttgtaatttgtagcAATACCGAATAGTGATATATCGTGAACTAACACTTTCACAATATTTGTTGTAACTAATACTAGATagtcaaataattatatctatatcttttacgatattactatttattaatatagatattaCGATATATTACTTACCTACTTGAAAAAAGGTAAAATTCTACGCAGGCAAAAGGTTGCGGTCACAAATATGACCGCAACAAGTACACCTAACCATgtagatagaaaaaaaaccgAGAgggaataaaatctaattttatcatACAAATGCCCCGAACtgaaaatgtttacattttcatCGATACCCGATCTattctaatatatgtatacattatattttaatcggTTTAAAgttttcgataaaaatattaattgtatatgataaattacattttattcctccagtaattaataattatgcatacattaaataaagcaTGACTAACAATTAgggttttaatattttattatcatttaattatgGTTGGTTAGTATAGATTTTAGCAAAATATCGATATGTTTTTACGTCCCTGGTCCTATCGCACTAGGTCGCCGTGTGCAATCCAAGCGGCAGTCGCTTTACGAGAGCGGGCCCGGTCGGGACCGTTCTTTTAGAGCGATTCATACTTTTAGAGCGATTCATACCATCAATACCTTATACTTGATATTTGCTAGCAAgctaataattcaatttatagatataggtaGATATCATATGGAattggtaataaaataagcattattaaaaagtctgtttgtctttttgtttaacatccttatccttattccttacatattattcaaaacaaaGTTTACTGCAGACGCGgcatctgtctgttcacgacaaactcaaaactgtttttttgcatggattttcatgcggttttcaacaatagatagtgtgatactaaatatatatgtaggaaagtggaccctgggctccgacgatTTCAAACggttgaggaagaaaccggtcACAAAAGTCACACGTCCATATGTCTTTCTGTGCGTGCAACGTCACCCATTGTCGAGTCCATGctgaaaatacaatttgaagaCGCTAGGACATGACGGGTAGACTCACATCGGCCTGACTGTTCATATAGGTGAGCTGCAGCCTCCTGTGCTCCTGGAAGGCGTTCCTGAGGAATTGCTTGTCTCCGTACACGGCCACTCCCAACTCCTCACGCTTGGTGGTGATGTCCTTGCGGAGCTGGCGGATGTCGCGGCTGTACCTCTTCTTCTGCTTCGCCAAGTCCCCTTCATGGATCTTGCGGTCTCGCTCTGGGAATATcgattattatctatatttattatctatatttgtcGTTAGATATATTTGTcgtttttatttgcttttattgAAACGTTATTACTAATATCTAATAGATgagcaaaattaattatgattaacTGTAAAAATAAGCAAAAGAAGACGTTTCGAATAGACAAAGACGGTGCATCGTGACGTAACAATtacatgaaattatttttgatgaaagaGAGGCAGAAGTGTAACTCCTTCGTTTATTGTACAAATTCAAGTTCATTTTGGAATCCAGTTTTAAAATCCAAACCATACTC is part of the Plodia interpunctella isolate USDA-ARS_2022_Savannah chromosome Z, ilPloInte3.2, whole genome shotgun sequence genome and harbors:
- the LOC128683264 gene encoding uncharacterized protein LOC128683264, whose amino-acid sequence is MLSAAKVRIHGMQDENWVIKDKINQYRGLIKLYERDRKIHEGDLAKQKKRYSRDIRQLRKDITTKREELGVAVYGDKQFLRNAFQEHRRLQLTYMNSQADKVLESIHQENFNKRKQLDRIRYTKKKKMEKFRLTQLESAELRDRVLYEVGGKLPAEKKEQAVANYVQRANIKKNAALAIKVMYKKILDILKKDSSYFTVVLEALKLDCRAQGKCLMGATEMGQLAMEYLDDRKYEFSKLEKEVKANMKERERTLKLVRREVAYLTESFPNLIRKEEATNLDDLYEDEDAHSKHSIHWELEEVMAICKRLQKATLVSAFDHILPRLKEQQYQTDRLMMQLTLNGVKRDALIEDRKHALLMLDQLKNVGQEATAQYVRDKKQLRAEHAAEAKEEAELKRMLDEKGRLIIEMKTSLQQINELLSSVGVATQPRPFKNVPPAIQYALEDQIQPVPELEADFDKLILNARQKLNVLIQAIAKMEVTAEVRENAKVFYHNILARFMMDNYKEDVVAEGGLIEFEMEDPNVPSHAIVKLRSKQLVDAQVSEFDVPADGGKK